One segment of Paenibacillus rhizovicinus DNA contains the following:
- a CDS encoding SWIM zinc finger family protein: protein MSTFFQLDDGRLRALESAIASSIPLDVLERGFDYYRREKVLSVQVMEGFSIYGVVKGTAIYAVTLDSDDFAFSTCTCPVKGNCKHMAAVFFAYQAFIGASPDEVYNRLLNGIPFEPSAGAKTNAEDSGLIEHHPGNWLDEMEEKHGEVWKQCRHSLHPLQSVLTSIKAASKNWDAGLRRLHWMHGIVFVLEQAERAYSHTDSYSRYYYEMAFARMTEPWVNQYQELAAELDPAALNAEERAAVESLIGVFHRRDMDREQQLHRWETLYFALWANLIADAEWAAREEKLLRGRLRQMKAEHGIFFLPMALAYLAFADDRDEDAMALLSRTVFSRTALLACDCALQRLEERDWTKLEDWIGYLYEGLSIERKSKAFGPFLSMCRLADRQQPDNPRWQRYLVSFLPYSYSALTEHWLDLRQYTKWADLQLLFGIEPDEIDVQLMREIGKAAPRVLYPLYHQAIDGAIRSRNRQGYKQAVKLMKRLEKLYKAEKQHEAWSRFVDGIVRKHQRLRALQEELWRGKIVT, encoded by the coding sequence ATGAGCACGTTTTTTCAGCTGGATGACGGGCGGCTGCGGGCACTGGAATCTGCGATCGCAAGCAGCATTCCGCTGGATGTGCTGGAGAGAGGCTTCGATTATTACCGCCGCGAGAAAGTACTCTCCGTTCAGGTGATGGAGGGCTTCTCCATCTATGGCGTCGTGAAAGGGACGGCGATTTACGCAGTTACGCTGGATAGCGACGATTTCGCGTTCAGCACGTGCACCTGTCCGGTTAAAGGCAATTGCAAGCATATGGCTGCCGTTTTCTTTGCCTACCAAGCTTTTATCGGAGCGAGTCCGGATGAAGTCTATAACCGGTTATTGAACGGAATTCCGTTCGAACCGTCCGCGGGAGCCAAGACGAATGCGGAGGATTCCGGATTGATCGAGCATCATCCGGGAAACTGGCTGGACGAGATGGAGGAGAAGCACGGCGAGGTGTGGAAGCAGTGCCGGCACTCCCTTCATCCGCTGCAGTCCGTGCTGACGTCGATCAAAGCGGCTTCGAAGAACTGGGATGCGGGATTGCGGCGGCTTCACTGGATGCATGGCATCGTATTCGTGCTGGAGCAAGCGGAACGGGCATATTCGCATACGGACAGCTACAGCCGTTATTACTACGAAATGGCGTTTGCCCGGATGACGGAGCCTTGGGTCAATCAATATCAGGAGCTTGCGGCAGAGCTTGATCCTGCGGCTTTGAATGCGGAAGAACGCGCTGCCGTCGAGAGCTTGATCGGCGTATTCCACCGGCGCGACATGGATCGCGAGCAGCAGCTGCACCGCTGGGAGACGCTTTATTTTGCGCTATGGGCGAATTTGATCGCGGATGCCGAGTGGGCGGCGCGGGAAGAAAAGCTGCTGCGCGGACGTTTGCGGCAAATGAAGGCGGAGCACGGCATCTTCTTCTTGCCGATGGCGCTCGCTTATCTCGCGTTCGCGGACGACCGCGACGAGGATGCGATGGCATTGCTGAGCCGGACCGTGTTCAGCCGAACGGCGCTGCTCGCCTGCGACTGCGCCCTGCAGCGGCTGGAGGAGCGGGATTGGACCAAGCTGGAGGACTGGATCGGGTATTTGTACGAGGGCTTGTCGATCGAACGCAAATCCAAGGCATTCGGACCGTTCCTGTCCATGTGCCGCCTTGCGGACCGGCAGCAGCCGGATAATCCGCGCTGGCAGCGGTATTTGGTATCGTTTCTGCCGTATTCGTATTCCGCCTTGACGGAGCATTGGCTGGATTTGCGCCAGTATACGAAATGGGCGGACTTGCAGCTGCTGTTCGGCATCGAGCCTGACGAGATCGACGTTCAGCTGATGCGGGAAATCGGCAAGGCAGCGCCCCGCGTGCTGTATCCGCTGTACCATCAGGCGATCGACGGCGCGATACGTTCGCGCAACCGTCAAGGCTACAAGCAGGCGGTTAAACTGATGAAGCGGCTGGAGAAACTGTATAAAGCAGAGAAGCAGCATGAGGCGTGGAGCCGCTTCGTGGACGGCATCGTACGGAAACACCAGCGGCTGCGCGCGCTGCAGGAAGAGCTGTGGAGAGGAAAGATCGTCACATGA